The nucleotide window CAAAGTCCGGCCCTCGAATCCCCGCGTCCCAGAACTCGCGCAGTCGCGTGGCAATATTCGCGCGCATCTCTTCCAGCACCTTGTTGTCCCAACCAGGGCGGGAGGTAACAGACCGCTTTCTACAAACCAACCAAACAGATGAGGCGAGCGCTGCCGAAGACAATCCTCGCATGCGCGATGGCTGTTCAGTCTGAATAGGCCAACTGCCATCTACGATAAAACCTGACCGGATCAATGCAGCGACCAGTGTCTCCCATGCGTCTGGTGACTTGTTCGCAAAGACGATAACCAGGATGCCTCCGTCAACCAGTGCATCAGCACAGCGTTCAAAGCATGCGGCCATACCATCTTCGTAGGCCTTCTTGGATGCCGCCTTGTTACCGCCGTGGCGACTAGCATCGTCAATCAACTCCTTGGCGTCATCAGCCGCGCCCCACTTAGGGCTCAATGGCTTGGTCATCACTGCCTTGCATTGAGCATCCAAGTCGTATACCTGCCGTCGGAGCCACACATAGAACCAGTCCATCAGGTCCGAATATGGAATCGCATCGTAGTACGGGGGGTCCGTGACGATCAGGTCCACCTTGGGTAGAGCACGCTCTGCGCTTTGATGAAGGACCGTTGGAGCGGAACAGCCCGTTGGTAGATCAGCGAGCGTATCAAGCGCCGTTGCGATTCGATTGACACATAAACTGTAAGCTCCTGCACGCTCGCCAATGGGGTTGCCTTCGGCAAAATCCCACGTCATCTGAATCGCGAAGCGCACTAGGGCATGATTAATTGTGTCCGCGTCGACCTTCCATTGAACGTTCACATTGGCGAAATCAACCAAGCGATCAAGGCCACAGGCCAGATACGCAGAAATAGCATCCCTCCACTCGGGGCCATACCCCTTGGCCAGAAGCTCCCGAGCAGAGCGGGACGCCACGGTAAGTCGAGCCAGTGCCACCGACTGCCGCAAGGTGAACATCTTTCCCCACGAGTCGATCCCATACTTCGGAGCGCGCATTCCCAACGCATCCTCATTCGGCATTGGCTCGTTCAATGGACCGAACGGAACATCTTGGAATAGCTTGTCGAATGTACTTGCTTGTATGGTCGCGGCAGCAATCTCAACATCGGTTGGAAGGCGCTGCTCTTTGGTTTTCTGACCCTCGACAGCAAGTGCCGTCATTTGTAGGCCGAGCCTTTGAGCTTTACCTTCAAGCCGCAGGTCCTCCATCGTCATGATGGTCCCACAGCATGGACATTTCACGCCTGCGCTCGACATGGTCCCTACACCGATACGTTTGTCGTGTTCCCGCCGCTGCGCGGCGTTTCCACCTTTCACCGCCACATCGTTCTCGATCCCGAAGACCATGCTACTGTTGTCCTTGTTGGGCTCCATCGACAGGAGCACGCGCTTCTTGTCCTTCCTGCAGAGCCATCGCGTCTTGAGGAGCGGAACCGTGGCGCGGCAGTTCTTGCAGGTCACCGTGCGCGCCCAGAGGTAGGCCACTGTGGGCTTGGCCACCCAGCGCGGGTTCTTCTTGTCGTCGAGGTACTCCTGGCTGAACTCCCGGTTGAGCGCGTCGACGTCGGGCGTACCATCGTCCTTGAGCGGCACGAGTCGCATAGGCTGCTTCTCATAAGGTTTAGTGGGACCGGCGTCCCTGCCGGTCAACCTCAAAGGCTCGAAGTCCGCATAGGTGGGGTAGAACCTCCCCAGCTCCCACCGGGCACGGTTCAGCACCCATCTACCCCAGGCTCGAACGTGCCAGGCCAGATCTGCCTCGGGAGCACATCCAGAGTCGGCCTTTCCCTTCATGAAGAGGTCGTTTTGGAACTCCTGGGCCTGCTTCTTTGTGCGCCTGCTCTTCCCGACCAGATGCGGATGGGCCTTGTAGAAGGCCTCCATGAACTCCTCATCTTCGAGGATGAAGTCCGGCAGCGGATGCGTCTTCCCCGCGAGCTTCTGCCGGTACTCCAGCGTGCACTTCAGGATGAACCAGGCCACGGGGTTGATGTCCACTGCCGTGGCTTCGCAACCGAGGCGCATGGCCTCGAGCGGGATCGCGCCGCCCCCGGCGAAGGGATCGAGGACGCGCGGGGCGCGGCCTCCATAGGCCTTGCGAATTTCTTGACGGAACCATTCGAGTGTCTCGGCGTTTTCGGTCTCGCGTTTCCAGTGCAGGATGCCGCCCTCGGTCTCCTCCTTGATCCGCTCAACGATGCGGCCATTCGGCATCTTCTTCTTCTCGATCTTCTGGACCACCCTGCCGCCGATCTTCTCACAGAGCTTCTGCCGTTCTTCGGGCGTACCCGGATCGGGAAGCAAGGTCGCGATCAGCGCCGCCCGGCAGGCCGCCAGCGGTCGCCGCGCGGGCCAGATGTGCAGCGTCGAAATGTGCCCATGCCGTACGTTCTTCTCATGAACCGAATCCAGAGAAGCCTGCTTCAGCGGAAACGCATGCTCAATAAGACGCGACTTATCGATCATTGCTTTTGATTCCCAATGAAGTGATGAGATATTCAAGCAGAGAGATTGCACCCTTCAGGATGTCCTGGAATACGATGCGGGGGTCCCTACCGCTGAGTTGGAACGAGCGGGCGGCTTTCTCGTAGCTTTCTCCTTTGCGGTGGGCCGAGCCGTGCCGGAGGTCGTGGAGATTGCGTAGAAATGTGATATGGACCGAGTAGTCGGTGAAACCACGCTCACGAAAGTACTCTTCGAGTTTCGTGATACCCTTTATCCCCCCTCCCCTCGTCGTGAGACGCTTATTGATGTCCTCCTCGTTAATGGACTCGACGAGGATTTTGGCAAGAGCGGACACCTGATTGTCGAACTCGGCCTGATCATCGGCGAGCGGAATGCGGAGGGATGTGTAGTAATGGCGATCCTGAGATGAGAGGGGTTTGAAGAGCGGCCAACCATTGGCGCTTGTCCAATTCTCATGGATGGTCTCGAACCTGCACTTGAAGAGCAGATCCGACGCTTCTGGGTCTGCGAACTCGGCGAGGAAGCTGCGCTTCCAGTTGACCTTGCTGATGGTTCCATCACGTGGGACGTTGTACGTTTTCCAGTAAAGTTGCTCGTTGTGCGACAGATCCTGCCCCAGATCCCCCAAGAATACGACGATATACTTCTCGTGGTTGTTGTCGAGGCGCAGCCCCCAGCGGACCCCGCAGCGCAAGTAACCGTCCTCGACGGAGTACTTACTGGGGGCGGCGTAGTACTTATTCAGAACGTCCCGCCGGAAGAATACCGGTGTGAGGTAGTGCCGCGTGTTGGGATTCGCGCCGACGTAGTCTGCCAATTTGTCCGGATCACAAGAGTGCTGAATCGGGTCCCCGTTTGAGTCGGTTCCGATGATGAATTCCTCGAACTCCTTGCTCCGATCGTCAAACGGCCAGAACCCGCTCTTGTTCTTGGTAGTGCCTGGGATGAGCTGTTTGCCGCATACGTGTGAGAACGACTTGCACTCATCCCGCATAGGACCGTTGTAATCCCCGACGAAGTAAAGGTAAATGAACTTATCACCGGTGAGGGTCTTATTGATAGGATCAATGCCTAAAGTTGCGAGCAGGTCGGTTGTGAAGCGTACCGAGTCGAAGAAGATCGCCAGATGCATCTCTTTGATGGCTAGGAATTGTTTTAGCTCCTTGAGACGAATCTTTACGGTTTCTCCCTCGACCTCGACGACATTCTCCTCGTTGCCGTCATCGTCAATCTTCACATATGTATTATTCCTGGCATCGTGATAGAGGTTGTGGAAGTGGCGGAACTCCTCCGCAATTTCAATGACAGACGGCCTAATACCATGAAAGTTGCGTTTCATGACGAGTGGCTCAATTCCTTCATCGTTCCCGAAGCGGAGATACTGAGCATTCGCGTCGTCCCCTCCGTACACGGTGCATCCTGGCATACCAGCCCCGACGGACAGGTCCCAAGATGTTTTCTGGAGCACAGTATCGACTGCCCCATTGGGGACCAGAGCGCAGAAGATCCCCGTATTCTCGACGTCGCTCCTTCGCGTCGAATAAACCGTTAGCCAGCCATCGATTCCGAAGCCCTTCGTAACGGAATCGATCACATCCTGTTGCAGGAGCCAGGCCTGCTTCACCTTACGGTCGGGGATACTCAATGATCTCTTACCGGGCGTCATTACGTGCTCCCCGCTTCCGTGACCTGCTTTGCCCCGATGAGAACGCTTCCCTTGACCCTAGCGAGCAGGCTTCCGAAGAAATCCTGGACGCGGACAAGTCGCGGGCTGGGAGTGGCGCAGTCGTAGACGACGTAAAGCCTGTACTCATCCCGTAGGTTGCACGCCTTGGCCCACTCGTTTGCCAAGACTTCGACGTCGCCAGTACCCGAGCGTCCCTTGACCTCGATGGACCGCTTCTCGTTGACCGGCCAGATGTGGAGCGTCGAGATGTGCCCATGCCGCAGGTTCTTCTCGTGGACCGAGTCCAGAGAAGCCTGCTTCAGCGGAAACGCGCGTTCGATGAGCCTAGGTTTATCGATCATGGTGGCGTCACCTCGTCCACAAGAAAGTTGAAAGCGAAATCGGAATGATGCGCGGATCGGGCACCTGTACGTCGTCTTCGAGGGTGACCAACAGTCCGAAGGGCGCGTTGTAAACGGATTTCTCCAAGAATGCACGTAGGCCGAGGGTGTCCTCCAACGGATCGATGCGCTTGCGGTACTTGACCTCGATCGGGATGCGTTTCGTGCCGATCGTCAGAATGAAATCCACTTCCGGCTCGGCACCACGCATGGGAAAGTACGCCACATCCAGATTAGGCACCGACGCCAGGAAATAGCCTAACGTGCTTTCCGCTAAGTGTCCGGCAATATCTGACAGATGCGGGTTGGCAGCAAGACCTTCGGGGTCAAGCGGAATCACCTCTTGCAACCAAGAGGCGCGCAGCGCATGGTCCGAGAGGCAAAGTTTGGCCGGTGCCTTTTTCCGTTTCAAGCGGAGTTCGATCGGTTGTACTAGGCGGAGCAGCAACGTTCCATCTAAGAACCGCAGATATGTAAGAATTCGGTTCCAGCCGATGTTGCCGGCCAAGGCCTGTTGGATTTCGGGCACGAACGCCGCCTGCCCGGCCGCCTGGCCGGCGTAGCGGCAGCATAAACGGAACACCTCTTCAAGCAACTTCTCGTCGCGTTTCTGGCCGCGGGGTCCCATGCGGAGGTCGTGCTGAATCGCCCGTCGGATGACCGTTTCATTAAGATAGTCTGCCAATTCATGCCATGGCGTATCGTATTTTTCATGCGCAATGGGATAGCCGCCGCGTTGAGCAAAGGCCTGAAAGCTTCGGTGCCGGATATCGCGTTGGTCCTCCCCGATACGCACGGCATTGTGCCAGAAATCGGCGGACACCAGGTTTTCAAGACCGTTATCTCCCCACTGCGACGCGCATTGAACACCAAATCGCAACTCCGCGATCTCGCGCAGGATCAGGGGACCCATTTCGAGCGTGGTAATACGCCCGGCCAGGCTGTCCCGCCCTGCCTCGATGCGCAGGGACGAACTTCCGGTGATCAGAGTACGAACCCCGTGGTTGTCGACCAGGTTTTTGATCTGCGGCGCCCACGCATCCAGGTTTTGAACTTCGTCAAAAAGGAGATAAGCGGGTCGCTTCTCATTGGCCGCCCGATTGAACAATTCACCGAGGATATTTTTTTCAAACCACCGCGCAATTGCGAGAACCGGCTCCTGGATGCCTCGCAAGGTGGGCAACTCATCGAACGGAACGTACAACACTCTTCTGCCGGAAACACCCTCACCGAGAAGGGTCTGTATGGCCTGGTTGAGCAACACCGTCTTGCCGACACGTCTGGGGCCTCGCAGCACGACCGCCGGGGTCATGCCTTGTTTAAGCAATCGGTACATTCGATTAAAAGGCCACCGGCGAAAGGTAGGAGGATTCAACATCTCATCGCCGGTCCACCAGGGATTTGAGGAACGCATATTCTCCGAAAGTTCCAACGGTAGTGAGCCGAACAGCGGATTGTTCTCGATCGGGTGCTCGCGATCCATCATATATACGCCTCCGGTCGTTTCGGCATTCTACACCTCGCCGACTTCCATGACCTGTGCATGCGCGATCCGGACGCCGCCGACTTCGCGAACCGTCTCGACAACCTGCGTCTTCGTGAAGGGGCGGACCAGGAGCTTCTCGAACGGGTCCTGGACGCGGACCATCTGCGGCATAGGCGTGGCGCAGTGGTAGATCGCGTAGAGCCAGTAGTCGGCGCGCAGGTTGCAGGCGCGGGCCCATTCATTGTCGGTAACCTCGATCTCACCCGTGCCCGCCCGACCCTTGACTTCAATGCAGCGACGGTCGTTGCTGGGACGGATGGAGAGTACGTCGAAACCGGGGTGGTCGGGCAGCCCGGCGGCGCGGGCCAGCTCTGGCGTGTGGACGAACCGCACCTTTGACCCTGCCGCCTCCTCGAAGGCGCGGACCAGGTCCATAGCGACCTGCTCGACATTGGCCTGGTGACGTTCGAGGTCTGCCTGATCGGTAGAGGGAACGACCAACGCGTGAGCGATGAAGTCCACCTCGCCGGGAATGATCAGTTCCGGCTCGCGCCGCAGAATGGCCAGGGCCCGGTCGCGGCGCTGGGACAGCGCGCGCTGCTGTTCCTTAATCTCCGAAAGATGCTGGGCGGCGGCCTTGTTGCCTTCGCGCGCCTTGTGCGAGAGCTTGGCGCGGGCGACGGCCAGCTCGGCCTCTTGGAAGTCGAAGCCACGCTTCATGAAGGTCTCGCGTTCGGCAAGCGTGTTGAGCAAGCGTGTTCTGTGCTCGACCGCCATGGTGCGGGCGACGCGCTCAGTGAGATATGCCTGGGCCAGCTCACGATGTTGTCTGGCGACCACCGCAAGACGTTGGGCTCCGGGCGGCAGGCCGTGACCCCCGCGCAGCAGGAGGAGATGCTCGACGGGACAGACCGTAATGTCCGCACCGTCCGATTGACAGGCCCCCACAAGACGGCACTCCACGGTTTCTTCCTGGCCAAGCTCGCCGATTTCGGAATCGGCTTTGCGGATCACGTTGAGGCGCGCGAGATGGAAGATATAGGGCTTTTTGGCCGTGGGATCGATAAACACCGCGCCACGCAGAGCGTCCTTGCCGAGTTGACCGCGCACCAGTTCCCGAAAGCGTTCGAACACCGGCTCACCCGGATGCATCCACACGCAGGCCTCCCGATCATCGGGGCGCACCACGGAAAGGCGTACGCGCTGAAGGGGAGCGTATGTCTCCAAAGCGGTCAAGAGCGGGTCGACCGCGCCCTTTTTGGCCGGGCGCAAGGCGAAGACGCCCCCCAGATCGCCATCAACCTGGATGTCGACCAGCGGCGCGGCGGATGAGATGAAGCGTCGGATGTAACCGGGCAGGAGGCGGAAGAAGGTCTCCTGTTCGAGGCTTTCCCGCAGGCGCGGCAGTTCCTTCTTGACGTCACCGCCGTCGCCGTACAGGCGGCGCTCGCACTCTGCAAGTGCCTGCACCTGCTCCTTCGTCAGGCGACCGTCGAGTTCCCTCGCGATGGCCTCGGGATCACCGAGCACCGCCATCTCCATGTACTTCTTGATGGACACCTCGGCGAAGATGCGGCCGATGCTGTCGTAGACCTTGTCGCTCTTGAGCTGCTTACGAATCTTCTCCAGCTTGTCGAGCAGCGTTTTCAGGACGCGGCCTTCGCGGGTAGACGGCGCGACGAGGTTCAGAATGATCACCGGATCGTGCGTCTGGCCGTAGCGGTGGATGCGGCCCATGCGCTGTTCCAGGCGGGCCGGGTTCCATGGCACGTCGTAGTTGATCATGATCCAGCAGAACTGGAGGTTGATCCCCTCGGCGGCCGCGTCGGTACAGATCATGAAGCGTGCGCCACCCTCAGCGGATGGCTTACGGAAGCGTTCGACCTGTTCCTGCCGCTCGGTATAGTACATGCCGCCGTGGATCATGGCGATCTGACCGGTGTAGCCCATGCCACCGAGGCGGCGCACGAGGAAGTCCAGCGTGTCCCGGTGCTCCGTGAAGACGATCAACTTCTCGACCGCGAACTTGGGATCGGTGATGACGGTGCGCAGCTTGTCGAATTTCGACTCCTGCCCCGCATCATGAATCTGCTGGGCCAGGTCACGAAGCTGTTCGACCTGCTGCCGCTCGGCTACCAGTTCGGCGAGCGATACGGCGATGACCCCTTGTAGGAGCTTGTCCTCGGCAACCTCGTTCTCTTCTTGGCCATTCTCTGTGCTCTCGTCGTCCGCTGTCTTGGATTCCAGGACGTCATCGTCTTCGGTGATCCTCCGTTGGAGCGTCAGCAGTTGCTCCATGGTAATCCGACCGGCCTGAACGTCGTCGATCACTCCGCTGAGTTTCTCGATCCGGCGCTCGAAGGAACGCAGCAAGGCGTAGGTGGAGCTGGCTAATCGGCGCTGGAAGACGCCCATGGCCAAGCGCGCGGCCGACTGGTTCAGGAGCTTGGCTCTATTGTAGACGTGCTGCAGGTATTCCGTCGTTTCGTCATAGAGCCGTTGCTCACTCACTTCGCCTTGAGCAAGATCGTAGGCAAGGGTATCGGCGATGCGGCGCGGATAGAGCGGCTCCCCGGTCAGTTTGACCATCTCTTCCTTGGTGCGCCGGATGAAGTAGTGCTTCCTGTGTTCAGAGGGAAACTGGTCGAAAGCCTCCGTGGTGGTCAGCACCTCCGGCTCCAGCAGACGCCAGAGGGCATAGTACGGATAGTCCTTGCCCATGTGGGGCGTCGCCGTCAGCAGAAGCAGATGGTGTGCGTGCCACGGCAACCGCCAGGCCCGGTCGCCTGCCTGCGTCGGGCCTTCGGCAGACAGGCCCGCGCGAACCCCCGCGATGGCCTCTGCCAGACGGTAGCGGTCAGTCTTGCGGATACGGAAATCGTTTCCCCGATCGCACGAGAGTTTGTGGGCCTCATCGAAGACCACAAGTTCATAGGGCTCGACGTCTTGTTCTTGAAGCCGAGCAAATACGCGCTCCCCCGCCAGGGTGTCGACGCTCACAATCAGGCGGTTGCTCGACGGCCCGATGAAGGGATTGCCCATTCGCGCATCGCTGCCGCTGACAATATCGAACCGAAGACTGAACAGAGTCGAGAGTTCGCGCTCCCAGTTTCCCACCAACCCGGCGGGCGGCACGATCAGGACGCGCTTGAGCAGGCGGCGCGAGAGCATCTCACGGATATACAGGCCCGTCATGATAGTCTTGCCCGCACCCGCATCGTCGGCCAGCAGAAATCGCAACCGTGCCTGTTTCAGCATGTGGTCATAGACCGCGATGCGCTGATGCGGGAGAGCGTCGATGCTGGCGATCTCTGTGGCGAAGACCGGGTTGGCCAAGTGCCCGAAGGAGAGCCGCTCGCCTTCGACGAGCGCCCGCACGACGTCCGACCCGGCAGTGAAATCCAGGAGGGGCAGCTCGTGGACGTACGGCGGGGGCTCGGGTTCGGAAACCCGGTCGGCATCCAGCTCGCCCGCCAGCTTCAGGATCTGGCTCCAAGACAACTGGGAGGGGCGGGCTTTCCCGTTCTCCCATCGGTTGATCGTCGGAAACGACACGCCAAGCGCCTTCGCCAAGGCGGCTTGCGTGAGGCCCAGGCGAGCCCGAAGGCGCTTTATCTGGGCGGGGTAGTCCTCGCCATGCAAGTGATCTGCGGTCTGTTCTCCTCTCGCCTTAGCTCTAATCATAAATATAATATATCATATGATATAGTGTTTGTCAATAAGGCACACGATCACATTATATTTATCGTAGGGTTCGCTCTACCTTGACGTGGCGGACGCGAAAACCGATGATCAGTTCCCATAGGCATTATCTTATCGGTTGATCATGTGACTCCGAAAAAGATCGTAACCAGTTTCGGCAAATCACCTTTGGCCTTGTCGCCGTTGGCCAGGCGGTCAAGAAGGGCTTCTGGCGCCAGCCAATAATATTCGAAGAAATCGTCCCTGTTATAATCTGGCGCCTCATCTTGTGTAATTTCGTATACCTGCATATACGCAGACACGCCGTTATCGCGCAGAGTCAGATGACCCAGTAGCCGTACGTTCGCTTTCTCAATTTCCACGTTCAATTCCTCGCGTGCTTCCCGTTGCAGCGCCTCCTCATATGTTTCGCCACTTTCCACATGACCGCCCATGCTCATATCCAAGCACAGCGGAAAGATGCGTTTGGTCGGAGCGCGACGAGAGATCCACAATTCACCGCGTGAGTTGATCACGAACGCGTTGACGACGCGGAAATTGGAGAGCTGTTCTGCGTAGACGGCCGATCGTGGCTTCCTGCCGATCACCTGATCGTGTTCAAGGCGGGAGCTTCGGACCATCGTCGATTAGAAATCGACTATCGTCCTGGATCGGTTCCGCTTCTTGCTCGGCGATATACTGGGTAACCATCTGATCGGTGATCGTCCCGGAGATCACGGCGAGATAACCCCGTGCCCAGGGATGGCGGCCCCAGCAGAGTGTGCGGAGGTGCGCACACTCCTGAAGGAGGATCCGGGGGCTGATCCCTTTGAGCTATTGCATGATGGTGCTGAGCTCCTGATGGGGGCGGTAGGCGAGAAAAAGGTAAACATGGTCGCGTGCCATCTTGCCCGAGAGAATCTGCAGCTCATGCTCGAGCGCGATCTGGCGGATGAGATCGCGCACACGAATGGCGACGGGCTCCACGAGGAGCGGCTTCCGATACTTGGGGATCCAGACCACGTGGACCGTGAGATCGCATGTCGTGTGCGCTCCCAGGCGGTATTTTGGCACGCGCCCATACGCCCACATCCTTCGCTTCGCCTGAAGGCGAGGGGTTTCCACTATCCCTGGAGGGGGCACTAATCCAACTACGTACTCCTCGAAGCTGCAGCCTCCAGACGGTCTTCTACGAGTCTCCAGCCAACGACAGGCGAAGTGGACACCCCTCAGACGCTTGGCCTCCTCAGGCCCCCGACATTACCGCGACCCCATCTTCGATGAGCCGAGCGCAGGTTACGGGGGTGAACTCTGCATAACGACGAAGTTCTTTGACTTTTGCACTGAATCGAGGCAGGTTAGAGTAACTTCCAAGAGGCGTTGACGTTTGCTGATCAGGACATCGACGAGAACTGGGCACGGTACAAAGAGGCGTACCTGAAAAGGAAGAGAGCATGACAGACCAAGAGCTGTTCACAAAAAACCTAAAGCTGTCAACAGAGTTCGATCTCTACCTCCTTGAGCATCCCCGAGGTAGCCGAACAGATCCCGCAAAACACCCTAGTCGTCCTCCTGCCAGAGGATGACCAGGAACTATGCGAGAGAAACCTTGCGTTGGCAAGAGCTCGCCGGGAGTCTGGGCAGGCAGTGGTGTATGTCAGGATCGAGACGGTCGCCCCACCCCGATCACGACTGGTAAAACCAAGAGTAGAGGTGGCGGCTTAAAACGCGCCGTTAGGTGGAGTTCCTTCAGAGTTCCGCGAGGGGATTCTACTGAATTGTCAGATTCACTCTAAATATTGAGAAGTTGAGGGCAACCAGTGAATCGAAAATCGGCAGTTGCAGTTGAGGGCTGTTGCATAACTATAAGTGAGCCGCTCTTGAAGCCGACAAGGGCTGACGGTCTCCTCAATCGACTCCGCTTCTCGACAACGATTGTGTTCGTAATCTCGCATACTTAGCCTAACCGGTCAAGCCGATTGTGGTCGACACACGCTGCCAGCTTTGGCGGTCTATCATCCTAACAATCGGTAGCCAGTCTCGGTCGCCCTGTAGCCAGCCATCCCGGCCACTGACTCCCGGCTATTGTCTCCTGACCTCAACATCAAGCCGTGACGACCTGGACGGTGCTGCGGCCTCTATCAACCGGGGTGACTTCGACCTTTACTGCGATTCGTTCCTTCAGTTCATCGACATGGCTGATGACGCCGACCCGTCGGCCGGTCGCTTGAAGTTGCTCGAGCACAGACACGGCCATTACCAGACTGCTGCTGTCAAGCAAGCCGAAGTCCTCGTCGATGAACAGGCTTTCCACCTTGATCCCACGAGTTGACGACATACTCGAGAAACCGAGTGCGAGAGAGGCTGACGAGGAAGCTCTCACCGCCAGAGAGGCGATGAACGGCGCGCACCTCGTCTGCCATATCATGGTCGATCACCTGCAGCACCAGATCACCACCAGGCGCTCGTTGCAGCTCGTAACGCGGATTCAGGTCTGCAAGATGCCGGTTCGCCAAGCGGATCAGATGGTTGAATGTCAGCGATTGAGCAAAGCGGCGAAACTTGGACCCGTCAGCGGAGCCGATGAGGTCGTCGAGCTGACTCCAGACCCGTGCCCTGTCGCGCCGTTCGCCGAGAGCCGTCGTAATTTCGGCCATCCGGGCTCGCACCTGATCGTCGTTACGGAGGACGGCACGTGCTGAGACACATTCTTCAGATGCTTTCGAACAACGTGCCTCAATATTCGTCAATGCCGCGACGATCTCATCGAGAACCTGTTTCGGCCGGTCGTCCGCCTCGTGTACCGCGACCGCCTGTTGCCGCTCGGACAGCGTCGCCCTCGCCGCCGCGACGGTCTCTCGAAGGGTGTCCAGGCGTGCTGCTTCTGCGGGCACATTGACATCGATTTTTGAGATCGGCCCCTTTGCCTCCCCGATGACGGCGTCCTGCCTGGCTTTTTCTACATCTGCAGAGGCGATACCCATAACTAGGGAAAATGAATGTGTTCAGCCCACTTTCTCAGCCTACTTTCTCCTTGACAGGCACATCCTCTGCCCCTACTCTAGCGCGCAAATCCTACTTTTCCGCTGTGCGTCTTGGGCTCGACAATACAGAAGACGAAGGGTCTTAGTGTTTCCCATGATCCCGAGGAGGAATAACTATGCAGAGACGACTGACCTTCTTGTTCGGATGCTGCCTCGTACTCGGTGCCTGTGCCACCGCCACAGTCGACAAGCAGTCGGTTCGGGCCACCCAGACGGCGCCGGAATCGACCCAGGTAGAGGTCGTTCGGATTCCGTATGACCCGGCATTGCCCTACTATGTGGTGACCGTCGAGCCGCTTACCTTCGCCGCCGAACAACCGATGAGCGGCGCTGTGCCGGCGCGCCGGGACGCCGCCATGGATGGGGACCGTGGGGGTGGGGCCTTCTGCCAGAGGGACCGCAGGCACAGGCCTACAATCCGCCTGCTCAGGGGGTGTCCGGAAACGTCGGGACAGCCGTCGCGCACCAACTCGCCACGGCGCTGACCAACGTGGGTAACATCCG belongs to Candidatus Methylomirabilis lanthanidiphila and includes:
- a CDS encoding Transposase IS200 like protein, which produces MWAYGRVPKYRLGAHTTCDLTVHVVWIPKYRKPLLVEPVAIRVRDLIRQIALEHELQILSGKMARDHVYLFLAYRPHQELSTIMQ
- the sbcC_1 gene encoding Nuclease SbcCD subunit C; this encodes MESLFIDEDFGLLDSSSLVMAVSVLEQLQATGRRVGVISHVDELKERIAVKVEVTPVDRGRSTVQVVTA
- a CDS encoding Archaeal ATPase; this encodes MMDREHPIENNPLFGSLPLELSENMRSSNPWWTGDEMLNPPTFRRWPFNRMYRLLKQGMTPAVVLRGPRRVGKTVLLNQAIQTLLGEGVSGRRVLYVPFDELPTLRGIQEPVLAIARWFEKNILGELFNRAANEKRPAYLLFDEVQNLDAWAPQIKNLVDNHGVRTLITGSSSLRIEAGRDSLAGRITTLEMGPLILREIAELRFGVQCASQWGDNGLENLVSADFWHNAVRIGEDQRDIRHRSFQAFAQRGGYPIAHEKYDTPWHELADYLNETVIRRAIQHDLRMGPRGQKRDEKLLEEVFRLCCRYAGQAAGQAAFVPEIQQALAGNIGWNRILTYLRFLDGTLLLRLVQPIELRLKRKKAPAKLCLSDHALRASWLQEVIPLDPEGLAANPHLSDIAGHLAESTLGYFLASVPNLDVAYFPMRGAEPEVDFILTIGTKRIPIEVKYRKRIDPLEDTLGLRAFLEKSVYNAPFGLLVTLEDDVQVPDPRIIPISLSTFLWTR
- the sbcC_2 gene encoding Nuclease SbcCD subunit C; the protein is MGIASADVEKARQDAVIGEAKGPISKIDVNVPAEAARLDTLRETVAAARATLSERQQAVAVHEADDRPKQVLDEIVAALTNIEARCSKASEECVSARAVLRNDDQVRARMAEITTALGERRDRARVWSQLDDLIGSADGSKFRRFAQSLTFNHLIRLANRHLADLNPRYELQRAPGGDLVLQVIDHDMADEVRAVHRLSGGESFLVSLSRTRFLEYVVNSWDQGGKPVHRRGLRLA
- a CDS encoding Nudix hydrolase, whose protein sequence is MVRSSRLEHDQVIGRKPRSAVYAEQLSNFRVVNAFVINSRGELWISRRAPTKRIFPLCLDMSMGGHVESGETYEEALQREAREELNVEIEKANVRLLGHLTLRDNGVSAYMQVYEITQDEAPDYNRDDFFEYYWLAPEALLDRLANGDKAKGDLPKLVTIFFGVT
- a CDS encoding RNA helicase; this encodes MIRAKARGEQTADHLHGEDYPAQIKRLRARLGLTQAALAKALGVSFPTINRWENGKARPSQLSWSQILKLAGELDADRVSEPEPPPYVHELPLLDFTAGSDVVRALVEGERLSFGHLANPVFATEIASIDALPHQRIAVYDHMLKQARLRFLLADDAGAGKTIMTGLYIREMLSRRLLKRVLIVPPAGLVGNWERELSTLFSLRFDIVSGSDARMGNPFIGPSSNRLIVSVDTLAGERVFARLQEQDVEPYELVVFDEAHKLSCDRGNDFRIRKTDRYRLAEAIAGVRAGLSAEGPTQAGDRAWRLPWHAHHLLLLTATPHMGKDYPYYALWRLLEPEVLTTTEAFDQFPSEHRKHYFIRRTKEEMVKLTGEPLYPRRIADTLAYDLAQGEVSEQRLYDETTEYLQHVYNRAKLLNQSAARLAMGVFQRRLASSTYALLRSFERRIEKLSGVIDDVQAGRITMEQLLTLQRRITEDDDVLESKTADDESTENGQEENEVAEDKLLQGVIAVSLAELVAERQQVEQLRDLAQQIHDAGQESKFDKLRTVITDPKFAVEKLIVFTEHRDTLDFLVRRLGGMGYTGQIAMIHGGMYYTERQEQVERFRKPSAEGGARFMICTDAAAEGINLQFCWIMINYDVPWNPARLEQRMGRIHRYGQTHDPVIILNLVAPSTREGRVLKTLLDKLEKIRKQLKSDKVYDSIGRIFAEVSIKKYMEMAVLGDPEAIARELDGRLTKEQVQALAECERRLYGDGGDVKKELPRLRESLEQETFFRLLPGYIRRFISSAAPLVDIQVDGDLGGVFALRPAKKGAVDPLLTALETYAPLQRVRLSVVRPDDREACVWMHPGEPVFERFRELVRGQLGKDALRGAVFIDPTAKKPYIFHLARLNVIRKADSEIGELGQEETVECRLVGACQSDGADITVCPVEHLLLLRGGHGLPPGAQRLAVVARQHRELAQAYLTERVARTMAVEHRTRLLNTLAERETFMKRGFDFQEAELAVARAKLSHKAREGNKAAAQHLSEIKEQQRALSQRRDRALAILRREPELIIPGEVDFIAHALVVPSTDQADLERHQANVEQVAMDLVRAFEEAAGSKVRFVHTPELARAAGLPDHPGFDVLSIRPSNDRRCIEVKGRAGTGEIEVTDNEWARACNLRADYWLYAIYHCATPMPQMVRVQDPFEKLLVRPFTKTQVVETVREVGGVRIAHAQVMEVGEV